The following DNA comes from Chryseobacterium gallinarum.
GTGACGATGAACACGGTTGGGATAATAACGGAGTATTCAACTATGAAGGTGGATGCTACGCTAAAGTAATCGACTTATCAGAAGAGAAAGAACCGGATATTTTCAGAGCAATCAAGAGAGATGCCCTTCTTGAAAACGTAGTAGTGAATAATGGAGTAGCAGATTACACTGACGGATCCATTACTGAAAATACCAGAGTTTCTTATCCAATCTATCATATTAACAAAATTGTTTTGCCATCTAAGGCAGGACATGCAAAAAAGATCGTATATCTTTCTGCAGATGCATTCGGAGTACTTCCTCCGGTTTCCATCCTGAATGATGACCAGGCGCAATACCACTTCCTTTGCGGGTATACCTCCAAATTAGCCGGAACAGAAAGAGGAATTACAGAACCTCAGCCATCTTTCTCACCAGCATTCGGAGAAGCTTTCCTTACATTACACCCGACAATGTATTCTAAAACATTAATCGGTAAAATGAAAGAGCACGGTGCAAAAGCTTATTTGGTAAACACCGGATGGAATGGTACCGGTAAAAGGATTTCTTTAAAGGATACCAGAGCAATTATTGATGCAATCATCGACGGTTCTATTGATAATGCCCCTAAAACTCAGGTTCCGATCATGAATCTTGAAATTCCTACCGAGCTTCCAAACGTTTCTGCAGGTATTTTAGATCCTAGAGACACCTATGCGAACGCTTCTGAATGGGAAGAAAAAGCAAAAGATCTTGCTTCAAGATATATCAAAAACTTTGAACAATACTGTGATACTGAAGAAGGTAAGAGATTGATCGCTTCAGGCCCTCAATTGCAGGAACAAACAATTTAATAAGATCAAACCATATAAAAGCCTCATCATTGATGGGGCTTTTTATTTTTATCTTTCGCGGGTTAGGCTGATTTCGCAGATGTTCGGGGTGTCAATATAAGCTCATACGATTAAGAATAATATCTGCTAAACTGTTAAACCTGCGTCAAAATATTATTTTTGATATGAATCAGGGTAATTCATCATCCTATTTATTTTAAACTGAGGATAGCTAATCGGTAGCCATCCATCCCGAATCCGGATAAAACAGCATCTGTGTTCGCTGCCGTCACCGATTTCTGCCTGAATTCTTCTCTTTTATAAATATTGCTGATATGGACCTCCACTTTAGGCTTCCGGATATTTTTTAAACAGTCAGCTATGGCATAGGAGTAATGGGTAAAAGCTCCCGGATTAATAACAACGGCATCAAAATCATCTTCCTGAAGCCTGTTGATGAGTTCTCCTTCTATATTAGACTGGTAATAAAGTATTTCGTGAGTGTGAAACTCGGATTTCAGGGTAACTAAATAATTTTCCATGGAAATATTCCCATAGATTTCCGGTTCGCGGCTGCCTAAAAGATTCAGGTTAGGCCCGTTTAAAATCAAAACTTTCATATAAAAAATTTACCCAAAGATAAATATTTTCTATCCATTTTGTTCATGGTCTGTTGCTAGGTTTTGTTGAATATATTCTGAAGGAGTGACCCCTTCTATTTGTTTAAACACCCTGTTAAAGGTAGATTGGTTGGAAAAACCGGCTTCTGTATAGACATACATCAGGGTTGCCTTTTGAAAATCAGTTTCAGTGAAAAGCTTTTTGACATAGTCTACCCTATATGTATTCAGATAGGCATTAAAATTAGCATATCCTTTATAGCGGATGGTTTTTGAAATATAAGTGCTATTAACATCAATGGCTACGCTCAATCTGGAAAGATTAAGCTTAATATCCTTAAAAAGCAGATCTTGCTTCATTGCTGTTTCTATTCTTTCAAATATTTTTTCGAAATTTTCTACATCTGCAACATCAGGTTGTGTTTTGCTTTCTTTTTCTGTTACTTTTTTATAATCATTTCTGATATTGGCTAGCGACTGTAAAAATTCCTGCTTTCGTATTTTATCCTTATAATACAGTAGCAAGGCTATGATCAGAATATTGGAAACAAATAAAAGGGTATCTGTAAACATCACTTCTTTTTGAGAATGTTTAGGAAATATAAAACCAAGATTGAATACAGAAAAGTTATTAGCAACAAGACTTGCAATAATGATGATTATCAGAGTATACAGAGTATAATAAAAGACTGTCTTTTTTGAAAAAAATATATAGGCTCCCAACGGGATGGGCAATAACCAGCAAAATCCTGATACTGAATTATCCCAGAAAACAATCATTACATATAAGCTATAAATAGGGGCAAATATCAGATAAGTATGTACAATCCGGTTTTGGGAACATTTTCTTCTTGCAAACAGATACCAGCTTCCTAACAGAATTATACCACAAATTAAGTAGGAAGAGATCATTTTATCCTGGATGATGAAGGAATAAATGACCGTAAAAATTCCCAGAATAAACATCATAAGAATTACATATCTGTCCATCAATGCAAGCTTTAATCTTTCTATCTGCTCATTTTTGATATTTAATGCAGCCATATTAATTAATATTATGTGGAATTCCCAGTGAATTCTTTGAAATGATTTTGTTATCTTATTGATTTGAAATGATTTATTAATCTGTAAATCATTTTCCAGATTATCATTGACAGTTAATTTTTTTTTGAAAGTTTTAAAGAATAATTTTGTACTTGAGCTTTTGGAGCACAATAAATTAATAATTTTCTTAAAAGATTTTTCAAACTTACTTAATTAATTTTTTTTTGACAACTATCTGAATTATTTTCTTCAATCGGAAATAGCCAGCTATCATATCATCGGAAAAGATGCTGTATAGCGGAACCTAAAGCAGCCACAATTTTTAACCTACTATAAATTATTTCAAATGAAGAAGACCTTTCTATTACTTACACCCTTGTTTTGCAGTTTAATGTATTCGCAGGTAGGTATTAATACTACCAATCCGCAAAACATTTTTCATGTTGACGGAGCTAAGGATAACCCGGCAACTGGTATTCCAACTGCAGCCCAGCAGGCTAATGATTTTACTGTAACATCCAGTGGAAGTGTTGGGATTGGTACTACTATGCCTCACGCATCTGCTATTTTAGACGTAAATGTTGATGCGTTGGCAGATGGCAGTAAAAAAGGATTTCTAGGACCCAAAGCAGCTCTGACCTCTTTGACGGATCAGACAACGATACCGTCACCTGCCACCGGGTTACTGGTGTATAATCTGGGGACTGCCGGACTTGCTTATAATGGCTATGTATTTTGGAATGGAAGTGAATGGAGAACTCTTAATAACGGCTCCCTTGCCATTGGAACAATCGGGACGATTACCTGCAACTCCATTAAGCTTACACCCAGTATCTATACTGCAGGAACTCCTTTTAACGGAACGATGAGTGTGCCTTACACCGGTGGAAACGGAGGAACTTATCCTGCACAGATGATAGGTCCTGTAAATGGCCTTACTGCCACGTTATCTGCGGGAAATTTTAATTCCGGATCGGGCACTTTAACCTATACAATCTCAGGAACTCCTACGGTAACCAGTCCGGTTACAACAGTATTTCCCCTGAACATTGACGGGAAAACCTGTGACGCTACTGTAGGAGCGGGAGATGGAATTTCCATGGGGGAATTAATTTACTATAAGGCCAGCATACCTTCGGGGCCCTCTAATGTATGGCTAAGCGATTATGTTTCTGATCTGCCTGTTTTAGGAGGGAAATTAAGACTGGATGCCTGGTTTATGTCCAATTCAAGTGTGGGGCCTAATAATGTTACAATGAATCCTCGTCTTGTGAATGTTTCTTCGGATCCGGTAAAATTTTGGTTCAGTGCGTTGACAAATGTTGATAGATTTAATGCTTCAAATATTCTGATTGCCCCTTCTTCCTATGTTAATTTGGATAATGGTATTTATTTTAACTTAGGATATGACGATAAATTAGGAATAAGTACACCCCGGACTGCAGCTAGTGGCGGAGCAAGTCATCAGGAAGTGCTTACTATGGACCTTTCACTTGACGGACAATGGTACAGGGTATATTATTTCCCTATTGTTGATAACAAAAATACAGCGTCAACGGCGGATGATACCAGGGATATTTATTTGTCTATTCAAAGGCTTTATTAAAATGAAATTCTAAAAGATATTATGGCAAGGTGATGTCCGGGAGATATCACCTTTGCCATTTAGAGGATCCGGTTTATAGATAATCGGGATCTGTTTTCAGATGTTGCTGGATATATTCGGAAGGAGTAATTCCTTCTATTTGTTTAAAAACCCTATTGAATGTGGATTGATTTGAAAATCCGGCTTCCGTATAAATATACATCAGGGTAGCTTTTTGAAAATCGGTTTCAGTGAAAAGCTTTTTTATATGGTTGATTCTATAGGTATTAAGGAAAATTTTAAAATTAGGGTATCCTTTATGACGGATTGACTTGGAAATATACGAGCTGTTGACATCCAACGTTGCGCTAAGTTTTGAAAGGTTGAATTTATCATCCTTGAAAAGCATATCTTCAGTCATGGCAGATTCTATTCTTTCAAATAATTTTTCCATACTGGCAGGATCAATAGAATCTGTTAGAGACTTAATTTCCGTTTTGTTACTTTTTTCTTTTTCTGGTAGTCCGGCAATTATGTGCTGCTCTGATGCTTCCAGCCTTTTTATTTTATCTTTATAATGGATAAGTAAAAATACAACTGAGATATTTGAGATAAATAAAAGAATATCATTGAATTTAACTTCAGCCTGCGAATGTTTGGGAAAATCAAAGTTAAAATTATTGGCGACAATACTGACTGTAATAATTGTTACTATCACATACAGGGTATACATGAGCACCTGTCTTTTTGGAAAAAATATATAAGCTCCCAGTGGAATGGGCAATAATATAGAAAAACTTGCAACAGAGTTTTCCCAAAAGGCAAGTATAATGTAGAAACTATAAATAGGAACACAAACTAAAAACACAGTGACAATGAAATCCGGTGAATATCTTTTCCGGGTAATCAGATATGGAGCAGCTAGAAGAATGGCCCCGGCGAGCAAATACCAGCTCATTATTTTGTCATAAATAAAGAATGTAAAAATGATGACATATACAAATAGGATAAAAGCCATCAGGATCACATATCTGTCCATCAGTTCAATTTTCAGTTTTTTTATTTGTTCTTTTTTTGCACCCAATGAAGTTGATTAAATTGTTATTGATATAATTTATTAATTAATTTCTAATAAATGATTTATTTAAAATTCTGTTTATCAAGTGAATACTGTTTATAAATCATTTTCGGGAATCTCATTTACGCTTTATTTTTTTTGTACTGCTGTAAAGAATAACTTTGCGACAGGACTTTGAAACAGGATAATCGGAAACAGATATTATCCGCATTTCAATTTCTTATGATAAAGCTTCTGCATTCCGGAAGATCAAAATATTTCACATTTCAGGTCAGAATTATAATAGCTTAATTTTCGACTAAAAGATAGAAAAAAATGCACAATATCTTGCAGATCATACCTCTTTTTTTGATCTGTTGTTATGTGCTGAATTAATCTTGTATTTTCTTCCCGGAGTGAAATGAAGGATATCTTTATTATAGTTTAGTATATAAACACAACTTTATACAATAAAAACACAAATGATGATTTATGAATATGGCATAAGCAAAACAGACCTCTGTAAGAAGGTGAAGAATTTATTAATGGAAAAAGTTCTGAATTTCTTAAAGGTTAAGTTTTGACAATGGAATTTGATTTTAAAAATATATGTATCGGCAAATGCATTAAAAGCAGAGCTGATGAGCTAGACATTTCTATGGTCCGTATCTGTAACTTTCTTCATACCACGGAAGAAGAGGTACATAAAATGTTTACACAGGAAAACATGGATACTGAACTTATTCTTAAGTGGTGTAAGCTTTTAGAATATGACTTTTTCAGAATTTATACCCAACACCTGATTATTTTTGCTCCCCCATGTAATGACCAATATAATAAGGCGTCTTGCAAACAAACCTCTGTTCTTCCGCAATTCAGAAAAAACATCTACACAAAAGAACTGATCAGCTTTATTTTAGAAATGATAAATACCGGTCAGAAAACAAAACTTCAGATTATAGAGGAGTACAGAATTCCCAAGACGACCCTTTATAAATGGCTTAGTAAGCATGAACACATATAAACATATAAAATGAATAGGAGGTTCTGCTATCAAATTAAAACCTTAAACAGCAAAATATAAACTTATAAACAAAAAAGCAATGAAAGAGCAAGGTCCGGATTACAAGAAGATTTATACAGACATTATTCGCATGAAGCATCCTGAAAAACTTGAAGCTTGCCGTTCTATTTTAAAAAAGGAATATTTAACGGCATTGGATGTCATTAAGCTCAATCAGATCATTTTTGATTTTAAAAATGTTGAAACAGAACAATTTAATCAAAGTCATAAATCGTATGATAAACTTACCATTATGGAGATTCTTGAGTTTCAGAAGAAAAATGGCTATAACAATACCCAAACGGCAAATCAGTTTAAAACAAGTAGAAATACTGTAGCGAAATGGAAAAAAATGTTTCTTTAAAATGCTGCAGTAGGTATAGCTCCACGGCTTAGAATTCACACATAAAAACAATTATATTCAGATTCATAACCTTATGATTCTGTGTACACTTATTTTATAACAATAATTTAAACATTAAGATGATGAACAAACAAAAACTATTAAGCTTAGTAGCTTTCCTGGCTTCTTTTTTATTCTTACATGCACAAGTAGGGATAAATATTGCTAATCCACATCCTAAATCGGCGCTGGATGTTTTTTCTAATGATAAAGGGTTTCTTCCACCACGCCTGACAACTTCCCAAAGGGACTCCCTTCTTTCCCCGGATACCCCTAACATAGAGGCAGAGGGTATGGTGATCTATAATAAAACGGTGAATTGCCTGGAATTCTGGAATAGTGTAGAATGGATAAACCTATGTCAGGGCAATGCAGCAGTGTATACTATCAATTGTGAACCTGTTGTCAATGGAAATTTTTATGCAGGTTCGCCCGCTGTAGGTTCCGTAAGGATTAAGGTGACAGTGAGTAAGCCTGGTAAGTATAAAATTAATACTGATACAGTCAATGGAATTAGTTTTAACGCAGAAGGGTATTTTGAAAATACGGGGGAACAATATGTTACCCTTTCTGCTGAAGGGACTCTGCTACAGGCAGGAACCTACACATACTCTATTGTTATGCCGGCGGGCAATGAAAGCTGTACTTTCGCTGTTACAGTAACGAACCTGCCGTCCGAAAGGGTAGTGAAAATACTTTCGATCATTCCTGACGCCTGGAACGGGACTTTATCCACAGATTCTCATGGGAGATATTCATCTGTAGCCAGATCTAAGCTTAACAATCCCAGTAATTTCGGACCCAATGGAAGGGTGGTAATTTCCAACTTTATTTTTAATACAATCAATATACGGACTGCCACTCCTGCTGAATTGGCTCAGGCAATAGATAATGCGGACATTATCTGGATTGGTTATGTATACACCAGCTACTTTTCTGACCAGGCTATTGCTGTTCTGAGGCAAAAAATCCAGGAAAAGAAAAAGTTTTTTATTATTGACGCAGAACACCAAAGCCTTACTCCTATCAATAAGCTGAATTTAGGATATACAGCACAATATATTAACAGTCAAAGACCGGGTTCCTTTTATACGACAGGCTCACAGGGGCCAAATACAGGGATATTTGGTAACCTTCCTGAAAATACCAGGCTACAAACCAACCGCTATATGGGACGGATCACACAATATCCTGCTACTGCCAGGGTATTTATGAAAGACAGTGCCGGTAAAGCGGCTGCAACTCTGGATGATAATTTACTGGTCTATACTGATGTTAATTTATTTTATAATTATGAATCTACTGATAAATTTTACAATGAAGGAGCGGGTTGTTCGGAAAGCTCTAATGCGAGGATGTTCTGTAATATATTCAGTATCGCAGTTGATTACACCAGATAGGATGTTATTTGCATTAATCAACGATCAATGAAGCTGTAGGACAATACTTTTCAATTATTTAAATAATTATATCCGATAAATGGCACTCAGGTGTCATTTTTTTTCTCTTTGTGATTTTGAGTAATCTATAATGATATTTG
Coding sequences within:
- a CDS encoding helix-turn-helix domain-containing protein; its protein translation is MDRYVILMAFILFVYVIIFTFFIYDKIMSWYLLAGAILLAAPYLITRKRYSPDFIVTVFLVCVPIYSFYIILAFWENSVASFSILLPIPLGAYIFFPKRQVLMYTLYVIVTIITVSIVANNFNFDFPKHSQAEVKFNDILLFISNISVVFLLIHYKDKIKRLEASEQHIIAGLPEKEKSNKTEIKSLTDSIDPASMEKLFERIESAMTEDMLFKDDKFNLSKLSATLDVNSSYISKSIRHKGYPNFKIFLNTYRINHIKKLFTETDFQKATLMYIYTEAGFSNQSTFNRVFKQIEGITPSEYIQQHLKTDPDYL
- a CDS encoding transposase; this translates as MEFDFKNICIGKCIKSRADELDISMVRICNFLHTTEEEVHKMFTQENMDTELILKWCKLLEYDFFRIYTQHLIIFAPPCNDQYNKASCKQTSVLPQFRKNIYTKELISFILEMINTGQKTKLQIIEEYRIPKTTLYKWLSKHEHI
- a CDS encoding type II 3-dehydroquinate dehydratase, producing MKVLILNGPNLNLLGSREPEIYGNISMENYLVTLKSEFHTHEILYYQSNIEGELINRLQEDDFDAVVINPGAFTHYSYAIADCLKNIRKPKVEVHISNIYKREEFRQKSVTAANTDAVLSGFGMDGYRLAILSLK
- a CDS encoding helix-turn-helix domain-containing protein, which encodes MAALNIKNEQIERLKLALMDRYVILMMFILGIFTVIYSFIIQDKMISSYLICGIILLGSWYLFARRKCSQNRIVHTYLIFAPIYSLYVMIVFWDNSVSGFCWLLPIPLGAYIFFSKKTVFYYTLYTLIIIIIASLVANNFSVFNLGFIFPKHSQKEVMFTDTLLFVSNILIIALLLYYKDKIRKQEFLQSLANIRNDYKKVTEKESKTQPDVADVENFEKIFERIETAMKQDLLFKDIKLNLSRLSVAIDVNSTYISKTIRYKGYANFNAYLNTYRVDYVKKLFTETDFQKATLMYVYTEAGFSNQSTFNRVFKQIEGVTPSEYIQQNLATDHEQNG
- the pckA gene encoding phosphoenolpyruvate carboxykinase (ATP): MKNTKIIQDLEKLGIKGNYEVVYNPSYEELYQAEVSPENQGFEKAELTESGAVSVKTGIFTGRSPKDRYIVQDDVTRDTIFWDGKVNLPTTPEVFGSCKELVMNQLSEAKKIYVVDAFCGTNADTRLKVRFIVEVAWQAHFVTNMFIRPSHYELENFGEPDFTVINGSKTTNPNWEAQGLNSENFIMFNLTEKLQIIGGTWYGGEMKKGMFAMMNYYLPLKGMASMHCSANVGEKGDVALFFGLSGTGKTTLSADPKRYLIGDDEHGWDNNGVFNYEGGCYAKVIDLSEEKEPDIFRAIKRDALLENVVVNNGVADYTDGSITENTRVSYPIYHINKIVLPSKAGHAKKIVYLSADAFGVLPPVSILNDDQAQYHFLCGYTSKLAGTERGITEPQPSFSPAFGEAFLTLHPTMYSKTLIGKMKEHGAKAYLVNTGWNGTGKRISLKDTRAIIDAIIDGSIDNAPKTQVPIMNLEIPTELPNVSAGILDPRDTYANASEWEEKAKDLASRYIKNFEQYCDTEEGKRLIASGPQLQEQTI